One window from the genome of Thermaerobacter marianensis DSM 12885 encodes:
- a CDS encoding ribose-phosphate diphosphokinase, producing the protein MAYDSARLKLFSGSANPELARAIAQHIGVPLGDLELGRFANGEVRVSVNESVRGADVFVIQPTCYPPNDTLMELLVLLDALKRASAWRVNAVVPFYGYARQDRKTRPREPITAKLVANLLTVAGADRVVTMDLHAGQIQGFFDVPVDHLTAVPLLADYFARKQLEKPVVVSPDHGGVSRARELADRLGVPIAIIDKRRPEPGVAEVMSVVGEVKGRTAIMIDDIIDSGGTIRHGAEALIALGARAVYACCTHAVFSGNALQKLAEAPIEEIVVTDTIPLPPGAEKARVKVLSVAPLLGEAIVRIHEDLSVSRLFT; encoded by the coding sequence ATGGCGTACGATAGCGCGCGGCTGAAACTGTTCTCGGGCAGTGCCAACCCGGAGCTGGCACGGGCCATCGCCCAGCACATCGGCGTTCCCCTGGGAGACCTGGAGTTGGGCCGCTTCGCCAACGGCGAGGTGCGGGTCTCGGTCAACGAGAGCGTCCGCGGGGCCGACGTGTTCGTCATCCAGCCCACGTGCTACCCGCCCAACGACACGCTGATGGAGCTGCTGGTGCTGCTGGACGCCCTGAAGCGGGCGTCGGCGTGGCGGGTCAACGCGGTGGTGCCCTTCTACGGCTATGCCCGTCAGGATCGCAAGACCCGCCCGCGCGAGCCCATCACGGCCAAACTGGTGGCCAACCTCTTGACCGTGGCCGGGGCGGACCGGGTGGTCACCATGGACCTTCACGCCGGGCAGATCCAGGGCTTCTTCGACGTGCCCGTCGATCACCTGACGGCGGTGCCGCTGCTGGCCGACTACTTCGCCCGCAAGCAGCTGGAGAAGCCCGTGGTGGTCTCGCCCGACCACGGCGGCGTCAGCCGGGCCCGGGAGCTGGCCGACCGGCTGGGCGTCCCCATCGCCATCATCGACAAGCGCCGGCCGGAGCCCGGGGTGGCGGAGGTCATGTCGGTGGTGGGTGAAGTCAAGGGCCGCACGGCCATCATGATCGACGACATCATTGACTCCGGCGGCACCATCCGCCACGGCGCCGAGGCGCTGATCGCGCTGGGGGCCAGGGCTGTGTACGCCTGCTGCACCCACGCCGTATTCTCCGGCAACGCTTTGCAAAAGCTGGCGGAGGCGCCCATCGAAGAGATCGTGGTGACGGACACCATCCCCCTGCCCCCGGGGGCGGAGAAGGCTCGGGTCAAGGTGCTGTCGGTGGCGCCCCTCCTCGGCGAGGCCATCGTCCGCATCCACGAGGACCTGTCCGTCAGCCGGCTCTTCACCTGA
- a CDS encoding 50S ribosomal protein L25 has translation MQAVLRAVPREPGHARRVRREGGIPAVLYGPSGNFPVRLDAREFHRLLASGRARGVLTVELVRDGQTRQLSAMVKELQWHPARGDLLHVDLFEVREDEPVRAVVPIALTGTEEAEKRGIVQHQLAELEIECLPRYIPPVVEADVANLPVGEEVRVKDLVVPPQVRVLNDPDEIVAVLLPPKELVDEEAQPEEAGEAAAAAPKTEGES, from the coding sequence GTGCAGGCCGTTCTGCGCGCGGTACCCCGGGAACCCGGCCACGCCCGGCGGGTGCGCCGCGAGGGCGGGATCCCGGCGGTACTCTACGGACCCAGCGGGAACTTCCCCGTCCGGCTCGACGCCCGGGAATTCCACCGGCTGCTGGCGTCAGGGCGGGCGCGGGGCGTGCTGACGGTGGAGCTGGTCCGCGACGGGCAGACCCGCCAGCTCAGCGCCATGGTCAAGGAGCTGCAGTGGCACCCTGCGCGGGGCGATCTGCTCCACGTGGACCTCTTCGAGGTGCGGGAGGACGAGCCCGTCCGCGCGGTGGTCCCCATCGCCCTGACGGGGACGGAGGAAGCGGAGAAGCGGGGCATCGTCCAGCACCAGCTGGCGGAGCTGGAGATCGAGTGCCTGCCGCGGTACATCCCGCCGGTGGTGGAGGCGGACGTCGCGAACCTGCCCGTTGGCGAAGAGGTGCGGGTGAAGGATCTCGTGGTGCCGCCCCAGGTACGGGTGCTCAACGACCCGGACGAGATCGTGGCGGTGCTGCTGCCGCCGAAGGAGCTGGTTGACGAGGAGGCCCAGCCCGAAGAGGCCGGTGAGGCTGCCGCGGCGGCGCCGAAGACCGAAGGCGAGAGTTGA
- the glmU gene encoding bifunctional UDP-N-acetylglucosamine diphosphorylase/glucosamine-1-phosphate N-acetyltransferase GlmU: MDQPLCAVILAAGLGKRMRSGRAKVLHEVAGRPMVEHVVRAAEAAGVDRIVVVVGHQASRIRDLLGNRVVYAEQAQPLGTGHAVLQAEGAVADAADVLVLYGDTPLLEGELLRELIAAHRRSGAAATLLTVELDDPTGYGRIVRDETGQVARIVEEADATPAERAIREVNTGIACYRREPLFAALRQLTPANAQGEYYLVDVVARLRERGLPVATVTAPDPQQVEGVNDREALARAEALLRQRIRRRWMAAGVTLIDPASTWIDDDVEIGRDTVIYPHTVLAAGSRIGEGCRLGPGAHITGSVLGRDVQVWYSVVEDSELGDGCRVGPFSHLRPGCRIAPGVHIGNFAELKNAQVGEGTKVNHHSYLGDAQVGAGVNIGAGTVTVNYDGHRKLPTVIEDGAFIGCNTNLVAPVRVGRGAYIAAGSTINQDVPADALAIARERQVNKEGWAARWRQRARGRNGDGVR; encoded by the coding sequence GTGGACCAGCCGCTCTGCGCGGTGATCCTGGCCGCTGGCCTGGGCAAGCGCATGCGCTCCGGGCGGGCCAAGGTGTTGCACGAAGTGGCCGGCCGGCCCATGGTGGAACACGTGGTGCGGGCGGCCGAGGCCGCCGGCGTCGACCGGATCGTGGTCGTGGTCGGCCACCAAGCCAGCCGGATCCGGGACCTGTTGGGGAACCGGGTCGTGTATGCCGAACAGGCGCAGCCCCTGGGCACCGGGCACGCCGTCCTCCAGGCCGAGGGGGCGGTGGCGGATGCCGCCGACGTCCTGGTGCTCTACGGCGACACGCCCCTGCTCGAGGGCGAGCTGCTGCGGGAGCTCATCGCAGCCCACCGCCGCTCGGGCGCCGCGGCCACCCTGCTCACCGTGGAGCTGGACGATCCCACGGGCTATGGAAGGATCGTCCGGGATGAAACCGGCCAGGTGGCCCGCATCGTCGAGGAGGCCGACGCGACCCCGGCGGAGCGGGCCATTCGGGAGGTCAACACGGGCATCGCCTGCTACCGGCGGGAGCCCCTCTTCGCGGCCCTGCGGCAGTTGACTCCGGCCAACGCCCAGGGGGAGTACTACCTGGTCGACGTGGTGGCACGGCTGCGGGAGCGGGGGCTCCCCGTGGCGACGGTGACCGCGCCGGATCCGCAGCAGGTCGAAGGGGTCAACGACCGGGAGGCCCTGGCGCGGGCCGAGGCCCTCCTGCGGCAGCGCATCCGCCGGCGGTGGATGGCGGCAGGCGTCACCCTGATCGACCCCGCCAGCACCTGGATCGACGACGACGTGGAGATCGGCCGGGACACGGTGATCTACCCCCATACCGTCCTGGCGGCGGGATCCCGGATCGGGGAGGGCTGCCGCCTGGGGCCGGGGGCCCATATCACGGGGAGCGTGCTGGGCCGCGACGTGCAGGTCTGGTACTCGGTGGTGGAAGACAGCGAGCTGGGGGACGGCTGCCGGGTCGGTCCCTTCAGCCACCTTCGTCCCGGCTGCCGCATCGCCCCCGGCGTGCACATCGGCAACTTCGCCGAGCTGAAGAACGCCCAGGTGGGCGAGGGGACCAAGGTCAACCACCACTCGTACCTGGGCGATGCCCAGGTGGGCGCGGGCGTCAACATCGGCGCCGGGACGGTGACGGTGAACTACGACGGCCACCGCAAGCTGCCCACCGTCATCGAGGACGGCGCCTTCATCGGCTGCAACACGAACCTGGTGGCCCCGGTGCGGGTGGGCCGCGGCGCCTACATCGCCGCCGGTTCCACCATCAATCAGGATGTCCCCGCCGATGCCCTGGCCATCGCCCGGGAACGGCAGGTCAACAAGGAAGGATGGGCGGCCCGCTGGCGCCAGCGGGCCCGGGGGAGGAACGGCGATGGCGTACGATAG